Part of the Benincasa hispida cultivar B227 chromosome 11, ASM972705v1, whole genome shotgun sequence genome, atataaaaaagggGGGAGAAGAAGAAACTGGGCCTATTCttaaagggtttttttttttttttgttttgtttgaagACTTCAAGTTCTGTCAAAAGGAGAAAAGGCAAggtttgatatatatatatatatattctcaaaattcaagaatCACACTGCCATGGAGCAAGGCCCAGTTCAAGAATCACACTTCAGATTCTGGTTCTTTTGTGTGTTTTACTCTCCCTCCTCTTTCTACATCACACTTTCTCTCCCTTGTCCCAAGGAACAAGAAAAACAAAGTGAGTCTGAAACTTCCATGGAAGTaaaaattctccaccaaacTAAAACAACCTATTAACCcaataaagaaaaactaaagACTATATAAACACACCATGAGTTTTCCccgaaaaatagagagaaaagttaaaagaaactaagattattgaaaaatgaaagatgagagaaagaagagagagaagagagagaagtgagaaaatttcatcatcttcctctgttgaaaaatgagagataaaaaaagaagatgGAGACGGAGGAGTGAGGATAAGATacagaagagaaagaaaaaagaggagagagaggagtgataaagattaaaaaaatatatatttttcaatgtCCTCACatcatatatttaatcaattttacatttaaatttaataggCTTATCAGTAGAGAggactttttaaatatattcttgGAAATTGAGGGACTAAAatggttaatttaaaaaattagggaCCAAATACCATctattcttgagaatttcggGACCAAAAGagtattttttcctttaaagaAAAGATACTTTTCTTAAAATCTGTGCATCATTTAAGGGACCTTTCAATTTTTTGATTAGAATAAAATTTGTGTTATCCACATCTAAGTTAGATCAGTTTGGTCCTTTAAGATGGTTCACATATAGTTTCCATTCTTTCACATTGCAATTCTTTATGCTGATTGGATTATTTGTTGGTGGactttttttcaatatttaaatcagttTTGTCCTGTGTAAAAGTTGCAGCCTGACACTTACATTACTCTACATTTTTGGTGGTGCCATTCCCCCTTTGTTCTCCAGTTCACTGCACTTTTCCCTCATTCTCACGCTTTCTACTGTTTGTAATTGTGTCCAAACCCTTATTTTCTTCTATATAAGTGAAGCATCAATCTTCTTTGTTCTACCTGTTCTCCTAAATCTTTTCCGGCTAAGTTAGGTGGCTCAATTCATTGCTTTAAACCAAAgtttgttattattgttatttgtatatatataccAAGCTTTGATTGTGAAGGGGTacacattatatgcaaaaaccGCCCCAAAACAGGGCCAAAATAACACCTTCTCCGACAACTTTTCTTTATGCCCTCACTCTACTATCTTCTCCCTCTACCCTTCTTccctcatcttcttcctcttcctctctcCCTTCTCCCATAACTTGTCGCCACCTATGGGTAAGAatcaaacacacacacacacacatatatattgaCTGTCCAAATTATCTTTTGCCTATAGAGCACTAAGAAAAAGATGTGTATAATGTGATCCTGGTGTCCTACCATTTAGTAGTCAAGAAATTCTTCTGTCCAAATTGTCAGTGGCTGCCGTGAATCAAAATATTGTTTACTAATTATTATTTAGAGACTGCAGTATTTTGAtaaccagaaaaaaaaaaatcaactattatACAAAAACAATCAACAATCAATCCTCTAAGCAACCTTTaaatattgaagaaagaaaataaaataatggtcAATGAGGCCATCCAACTTTAGTTAATTCATAATTCTGCAAATAAAAGGCTGGTCCTTGAAAAGGAAGTACTATGGGTAGAGGGGGAAAAATGATGTATTCATTCATTACACAAGTAGTGTGTATGGATAAGATAACAACACATCTGTTCATATATACAATACAAACCCACTCGAACTATACAATGCAATGCATCCTAATAAGCTAAGCTAGTTACAGTCCCAACTCCCAATTGACGATACAAGAATCAGACATAACAATGGTAACAAATGGCGTTGAGTCAATTCACTCCTCATTGTCCAACCCTACCTAGTAAGTTATATACTTGAGTGCAACATAATAAAAGCTCTACATGGAATATCTGACGTCCCCTTTTTCTTTAGTATGTCGCTCGTCTTGGATTTCTTCCAACTCCTCATCCTCTCCCCTCCTACCTGCTTGTTCTTTCCAATAAGCGACCATTTTTTTCAGCCGAGCAACCTCCTTAGATGCTACATTTTTGCTTGGATCATTAACAATTGATCGAACTCTTGATGCATACCTGAATTACAAAGCAAATTCATAAAAAGAAGCTTCAATGTAAAGATATAGTTTCTCTTTAAGTCTTCATTTTCCTTCCGTATTTGATAATAATAAACTTCTATCCGTtcgtttaaaattaatatggataAGAGGCCAGAAATACTTTCAAATATACCATTCTTTCCATCTTTCTTGCAGGTTAAAATGATTTAGAAAGTAGAAGAATTTGGAACATAACCCAAAAAATTTGAGCTTGAAAAGCTAAAATGAATACGTAAGTAAAGTTTCTCTTTACTCTCAGTGATGGTTGGCAAGGACAGTAACTATACTCATGGCTACATTTACCAACTTCTGAATACGTATGTCAAAAACATACGTCAATCAAACTTCTAAACAATCTCAAATATACATAAATCATAGAAGATACTTTAACCAAACTCccaattgatttaaaaaaataatatataatttattaaattcttCAAAGTGGATATAGTAAAGAAAAGGATACCATACATGAGTGAATTATATGTCTCGTCCAAGTTGGATTCGGCTGGAGAGACATTGACAAACATAAGCGTTTTGGCATTACCACCGAGTGAATCACTCATTAACATTGTTAGCTTATGATTTCTGTAAGGTATGTGCTGGCCCCCTGAAGACAAAGCACTGATAACATCCCCAAGTGCTGAAAGTGATTTATTTATGCTTTGAGCTTCCTTAAGTTGGCTACCAGAAGAGCCTGATTTCTTCACTCTCTCTGATCCCGCAAGATCAACAAAACTAAGCTGCAAGAGAGATATTCAAACTATTACATGCTGAGAGAAACACAACATTCATTTGTTTATTCAATGAAAAGCTCAGCTAAATTTTTAACTCATATCTACCTTTTATAAAGTCATTGTTTCTTGTGAATATCCATACATACCAGACCTGGTAGtgtattttcatatttaaatcatacgACCACCTACATCCTTCActctaaataaaaatattgaaactaCTAGTACCATACCTTTCCTTTAGAAACAGATTGTGTCTGAAGGTTGGTACTTTCAATAATAATTGAAAGTATCAAATGTGATCTTGAACTTTCTTCATTCATTTGAGTCTCCGAAGTATGTCGTTGCTCTGATCCtctataaataatatttttcaattcttcAAATGTTGAGATAGAAGCTATTGTGACGTTTTCAATGGATACCATTCCCTAACCTCACCAAATAGTCATCCCACTAAAGTTAGAAGTATAATAAATAACtcgaataaactaaaatccaggTAGAAATTTCACATTAAATTGTAAAAATCACTGATGATTGAACGTTGAAATATTTACCTTTGTATCCTTTTTTATCTCTAATCTCAATCGTTTTGCATTCCTTGGCAAAAGAAGATCTACCAATGTATCTTGATATAATTCTACCATGTATGCCTAAATCAAAGTATAGTATGAGTGAGAAGGACAGAAACAGAAGAGAAACAATGAATCATTTGTATAAAAGCCAATGTATAGAACATTGTATGCATTACGATCATTGAACTCGAGAGAGAGTAATGCATAAAACAAAAGTTAACAATTCGAGAACATAAATAACGAGCCATCTATTTCAATGAAACATAATTTATACACCACTATATGTAGTGCAATTTACAGACTCAAGATAGGTACTAAGTAAAACATAACTTAAATCATTACCTTCAATGAAAATGAGAACTTGTTACTATCCCTcttcaaaatcctaaaaagttctCCAGTGGCACGTGGTGTTAGTCCAGGGTGGTCCTCAGATCCATATATTGTAAATGTCTTCCCAGAACCAGTTTGACCATAAGCAAATATGCATACATTATAACCATCTACAGCAGACTGGACAAGATACTGCATTACGATCGTACAAAAGAGTATCAATTAATGTTTTCTATTAACAGTGATAGCTAAAAGACAATAAAGAttcatcaaaataaataaataaagttctACAATTCTATTGAACTTGCCCGCGTATCTTCAAAAACATCTTCCTGAGAGGCAGTGCCATCAAATACATGATCGTACATATGTTGCTTCAGCTTATCATCTTTCCATAGATGTTCGACTGTGAACTCATCTAGACTTGTAagcacatttttttctttttcgataATTTCTTTATCATTAAGAGGTCGAAGTCGACAGTAAACTCTGATCTTTCCTTTCATATCTGCAATGTAATCAAGTGCAAATTTAATTGAACATttcataagtttttttttcttttcatgttaCATGAggaataattaaaaaacatgTTCACGAAAAAAATGTGAGaaataaatgaatcaatttgtAGTAAAGTAATTAtgtaatatatatgtattatcCTATTCTTTTTAATGTACACTTTAGAAATCAACTTTTCATTGATTTGATGAAAAGTAGAAAAGAAAGCAGAATAGAACCCTACCCATCGAAGAATACAACTCCAAGAAATATAAGTTACACTCGACGactaatttaaaaatgtttagtTAGAGAATAGAATGTAGAAACGAAGCATTTTGTCAGCTACAACTCCTCCCTTTCCTTCCTTTATCCCACAAAAATTCTATAATTTTGCTCAAACCACAGCTCACACAGACCATATAGTTTTTTGCCTCAACTCAAGTTTATTAACAAAGAAGGTATTAGCATATATTCACCCTCAGTTTATTTCGCTACGATTTTAGTTCATttctaaatattaaaattttcatgttCTGGAACATCACATtagtataataattaaataatatataattttattttgaaccaCTACCAACCAACTCCTCGAAAATCATGGAGGAGACATACCAAGGAGTTTCAACATCCACAACCCCATCGACTTCTTCAGAAGAGATAGAAGGAATCCTAACAAAAAGAACCAACAAAACAACCATGCTCCACACAAGGCTTctattcaattatttttctttaaaaataatcattacaacatatttatgtaataaatatataaattagtaattaaattaagaaaatatgcCATGATAGTTTAGATAAGGTTAGAGAGGTACAAAggactattttattttattttatatctgAGTGTTTGGGCCAGCTTATATGATGTAGTGTGTTTCTTGAAAAGTCTTCTTGTATTTCTTGAGATTTCTTGAGTTGTCTTGTAGCTACCCTTGATTGTTCTTTGATCTTGGATAAATGCCGTTTTTACTTAGGCTAAAGTTAAGTTTCAGGTTTTTACCTTGGGCTTATTGTTTCAGCCGATTGACTGATCTTTTCTTCTTTGGAGGCTGCTGCCTAGCCTACAAATACTTGTACCTACGGGCTGTTGAGGCTAATTTGAAAGTTTGGATAAAGTtcttttagatttaaaatattacatgAACCTCAACATTTGGTTATCAGaaaattcatgaaaataaaataaaatcctataTAGACGGCCAGCAACAGATTCGAAGTATGTTgagctttgaatttttttctaatcaaatttcaattttttgtttttaagtttcttattttattattagatttaattttcagttTAATATCTGAAGTTGATGTTAGATCTAAGATTTcagttttttgttctttttagtTTGCTACAAGTTTTGCGAGTGTCCATTTATGACGTTGTATTAAATTGTAAGTTGGTGATATTAATTAGGTCCATTTTTGTACCTATATAAAAGTGAGCTTCCATGTAAAGTTGGCTCACCAATTTTGTTCTCCTTCAATTAGAAGTTTATTTTACTTATCTATTGGATTTCACTCTCTCATTTTCCCATTtccattttcttctctttgtttaaCAAACATAGACATTTTGATTATTGCTTCCGcgacataattttttttaatcaaattcattttttaaacgAAGTTGTTCCCCAGAGGCTTTTTTTTAACCATATTTCAACACTAAGAGAAATTTAAATAAACTGGGGGAAATTTACAAGAATTTCTATATCGACATTAAAGAACTCATTCTATATGGACAGCATGGTAAACAAACCTTCTATCATGTTGAAATAGCGTTTCCTTAGAACTTGCTCTTCCTTATAAAGCGCTTCCATCTCAGCTAGCTGAGCCCCTTGCATCTTCAAAATGTTGGCTGTCTGCTCATTTTTTCGGTCAATGTcctaaaataaagaaagaatcaTCACAAAGAGGccaaaagaaaagtaaaaaagaagaGTGAAAAAGGATACACCGGGTGTTAAATAGATGTAAGAGATACTGCAGCTAGATCAGTTTATGCAAAACTAAATAGAAACAATCAGACTAGAACCTCTTTCATATCTCGTAGTTCCTCTAGTTCCTTCAAATTATTTTGCAGTGCCGCCAAATCAGAGTTCCTGATCGTGAGCGTTGACTCCATTACAGCTAGTTCTTGAGTTACTTCTTCAAGTTTTTTTTCAAGTTCTGCCACTCTCAGCCTCGAGATTTTGCGTTCATGTTCAAAGTTTTTCTGGAGATGTTCCATCTGCAAGTGAAAAACTTGATACATATTACTCTGGTAATGTATGAAGTAACAAACATGATACCATATCAAGAAAATATATCATGTACCTCATTGCTAAACTTCTTCTCAAGTTCAAAAATTCTTTGTTCCAAGAACAGCTTTTCATTTACTAGTTTCTTTCTAATTTCTTCAGTGGCTTGCAACTCATCGTTTCGAAGCCTCAACTCATCTTGAAGTTTTTGTAGAAGCTATAAAGAATAACATTCAACTCGATGCAATTTGCAATATATTTTATACTAAATAGTTATATCAATCATAACGTTTAATTACAAAAAGGATgccagaaaaagaaaattgaaattttggatcTTGCTTTGAAGAATAGTTTTCTGCTTTTTGGAACAAAAATGCAGTTAAAGTTAAATATGTTTCAATTATCTTTTCAAAgtttctctcctttttttttttttttttttttttcaagtttgcTTTTTCTGACGGCTTGAAATTAgctttttctttgaaaatcatGGACTTGTatgaaaacaagttttttttttttttttcctttttcttttttgaaataaaactagTTGTTTGAATCTTTATTGAACATGTTCCTCTCTAATTTGAGGAACCAATTCAGACAATAAAAAACAACTCTGCCCCATTGACTTCACACAACAGAAGCAAATcggaagaacaaaaaaaaaaaagaagggtgATAGTTACAGAAGCTCTAGTAGCCATATTCATGGCTCACAAGTTCAAGAAGAGACCTCAAAGCCTGTTTCTTCATCACCTTCCATAAACCCCTCTCCCCGACTTCAAAACCCTCTCCATTTCCAAAACCCCACAACTACTATTTCTCTTAAACCTTTCCACCACCATTTTCACCAGCCTCTCATCGCTCCCCACTTCTTCACTGCCTTCTCTGAACTAAACACTTCAAAATATGCGCACCCCCCCCcaacaaaaaaaacaataataataaataaaaacgaGGCCCTCAAATACCCCTGCTCTTTTCCCCTCACCATTCATCtcctcatttctttttccaacttgtAAATTGTAGCCCCCAAGTCAATTCCCCCTTCCATCCCCATTTCAATCTCTTTCATCTCTTCAAGTTATAAatcatagttttaaaattttgaacgcGACTATAATTCTTAAAATAATATCCAAACAAAAACAGAAAGTTGTTTTTCATCAAACAAATAGCTCAAAATCATACCTGTTCATCAATTCCAACTGTATCTTTTTTCACATTATTTTCCAATACCGTGGTGCtcaattttgctatttttgctTCCATATCCCTTTTTTCAATTAACATGTCCtgaaaatgtaataaaatagaccaccaaataaataatagaaataGAGGCTCAATATAAGTTTGATGCGAAGTTAGCTGTACTGACCTGGTGTTCCTTGTCTTTTTCATCATACTGCGATCTCAGCCTCTCAAGACTACGTGTTGCCTCAGCTAAGTTTTGCTTTTCAAATCTCAATGATTCTTTTAGGGCTTCCAATTCTTCTTGCATTACCATTTCTTCCTTATTCTTTTCGTGCAATTCCTTCAGTAACTACATTAAGAAAGGTTTCCATCATCGAAATGGAAAACACTTTTTATAAGATGATGGTGAAATATATACAAATCCTATCAAggataataacaaaaaaacacTTCCACTGGGTAATGAGAGTAGACAAGCTATAATTACAAAAGTGTATTAATGGATGGTTTCATGAAGCAGCACATATGCATGCCCACATATTAACATTTCAAGGCAAAGAATAAGCCCTTTCAAGGGTTACCTGTTCAGCATTTCTCTTAGACTCTTCAATGCCCTTACTCAAATCTTGAACTCGTTTCTCATATGCTTCCACACTTTGAATCTTTAAGTTGCAGGAAGAATCTCCGAGCAAGGAGCCAACAGCAGCAGATCTAGCTTTAGAGTAACGACGCAACATGACATCATTTATGTGTGTCTGGAGAGCAATGCAAATTTCTTCTCCCTAGAAAATAAGAACTAGTCAAGAAACCACTGTGACAGGGCACATGAGCTGAAATTCCCAAACACAAGTATTGATGTATGGAGATGAAAGCAACGAAGATAACCTGTTTGGTCTCAAACTGGAAAATGTGTAGGACGCCAGCAACTCTCATCTTAAAAAAGACCGCAGTGTTACTGCTACCGAACTGCATTATATCTCTTAATTCAGCAGAATGTAAATACTCCTTTGGAACTGGACGGAAGAAATGAACCTATAGAAAGTTGAGCAATTAGACCAACTTCAACCAGCCAGATGGCCCATTTAGGAATATTTAAATCACCGGACAGGTACCtcattatatttgatacacgTGAGACTATAATGCCAATATGCATGCGTTTGAATATTAAACCATTATAAGTAGTTGGGTAGATGTGGCAGTGGGTGATTCTTTGAATTCTAACTTCTGAAGAAAGTGTGATTTTGAAACATATGAAAACTGGCAATATTTCTATGTCTTTTGCATCTATTAATAATTGAATTGGCATTCTATTTATctccaaaaaaaagaaaaaaaaagaaaaaaagggtaGTTGTGCACGTGGAAACCTATATTACCCCTCTTTTGTTGATACCCAAAATTATACGTCCAGGTAGAAGTCCAATGGGATCATCAATCTTGCGGACGCCAAAGAAAACTGAATTCCCATAAGGAAGTGTTCTCAATATTCGAAGAAACTGTTGTCTTGCGTCATCCTTCGTCAGATGCTCCTGACAAATTAGTAAGAGAAATATTCAGCAAACTCTTTGTTCTTGGTCAAGATTGAATTGGtggctttttttttctttggataAGAAATAGCAATGTATTTTCACAAAAAGGCAGGAAAGAGCAGCCTAGGGGCCatggagaaggaaaaaaaacatttatacCTACTAAAAAATGGCAAGGAAAACTTGGCATAAACCTTGTATAcatatttttcactaattcgtACAGAACAAGGTACATCAATTAAAAAGAAAGGCCTATCCTCAATGAGAAAAAGGAACTCGAGATTTGAACGTGGCTCAGAGGAATATCTCTAAAACCACTCACATACAGATCATGTTGAATGGCATATCTCTAAAAACAACAATGCTTGTCAGTGCTTAAgaaaatattcataaaattgAGAGTAATATTGCCTTAACAATCAAttcaaaataacatttactaatCTAAATAGACTCTTCAAGATAGTAATTTGTCTGCAACAAAATACTTCAAATACCAAAACTTACCATTGAACGAAAACGCGAGAGAATATCCAACTCCCAC contains:
- the LOC120091052 gene encoding kinesin-like protein KIN-14E isoform X2, which translates into the protein MGSSFNSSSGNDDTLLQSFAAASNGDDYDSDGSNFAPPTPTTISTAIPAELAGVIPLIDRFQVEGFLRMMHKQIHSSGKRGFFSKRSVGPQVREKFTFEDMLCFQKDPIPTSLLKINSDLVSRAIKLFQIILKYMGVDSSDRVNATSLDERIELVGKLYKHTLKRSELRDELFIQISKQTRNSPDRQYLIKAWELMYLCASAMPPSKDIGGYLSEYVHNVAQGINTDPEIRVLALNTLNALKRCMKAGPRHIIPGREEIEALLTGRKLTTIVFFLDETFEEITYDMTTTVADSVEELSGVIKLSAHSSFSLFECRKLVSGAKALDLGNEEYVGLDDNKYIGDLLAEFKATKDRSKGEILHFKLTFKKKLFRESDEAVADPMFIQLSYVQLQHDYLLGNYPVGRDDAAQLSALQILVEIGFITSPESCTDWNSLLERFVPRQIAITRPKREWELDILSRFRSMEHLTKDDARQQFLRILRTLPYGNSVFFGVRKIDDPIGLLPGRIILGINKRGVHFFRPVPKEYLHSAELRDIMQFGSSNTAVFFKMRVAGVLHIFQFETKQGEEICIALQTHINDVMLRRYSKARSAAVGSLLGDSSCNLKIQSVEAYEKRVQDLSKGIEESKRNAEQLLKELHEKNKEEMVMQEELEALKESLRFEKQNLAEATRSLERLRSQYDEKDKEHQDMLIEKRDMEAKIAKLSTTVLENNVKKDTVGIDEQLLQKLQDELRLRNDELQATEEIRKKLVNEKLFLEQRIFELEKKFSNEMEHLQKNFEHERKISRLRVAELEKKLEEVTQELAVMESTLTIRNSDLAALQNNLKELEELRDMKEDIDRKNEQTANILKMQGAQLAEMEALYKEEQVLRKRYFNMIEDMKGKIRVYCRLRPLNDKEIIEKEKNVLTSLDEFTVEHLWKDDKLKQHMYDHVFDGTASQEDVFEDTRYLVQSAVDGYNVCIFAYGQTGSGKTFTIYGSEDHPGLTPRATGELFRILKRDSNKFSFSLKAYMVELYQDTLVDLLLPRNAKRLRLEIKKDTKGMVSIENVTIASISTFEELKNIIYRGSEQRHTSETQMNEESSRSHLILSIIIESTNLQTQSVSKGKLSFVDLAGSERVKKSGSSGSQLKEAQSINKSLSALGDVISALSSGGQHIPYRNHKLTMLMSDSLGGNAKTLMFVNVSPAESNLDETYNSLMYASRVRSIVNDPSKNVASKEVARLKKMVAYWKEQAGRRGEDEELEEIQDERHTKEKGDVRYSM
- the LOC120091052 gene encoding kinesin-like protein KIN-14I isoform X1, which gives rise to MTFDMAQSARAMGSSFNSSSGNDDTLLQSFAAASNGDDYDSDGSNFAPPTPTTISTAIPAELAGVIPLIDRFQVEGFLRMMHKQIHSSGKRGFFSKRSVGPQVREKFTFEDMLCFQKDPIPTSLLKINSDLVSRAIKLFQIILKYMGVDSSDRVNATSLDERIELVGKLYKHTLKRSELRDELFIQISKQTRNSPDRQYLIKAWELMYLCASAMPPSKDIGGYLSEYVHNVAQGINTDPEIRVLALNTLNALKRCMKAGPRHIIPGREEIEALLTGRKLTTIVFFLDETFEEITYDMTTTVADSVEELSGVIKLSAHSSFSLFECRKLVSGAKALDLGNEEYVGLDDNKYIGDLLAEFKATKDRSKGEILHFKLTFKKKLFRESDEAVADPMFIQLSYVQLQHDYLLGNYPVGRDDAAQLSALQILVEIGFITSPESCTDWNSLLERFVPRQIAITRPKREWELDILSRFRSMEHLTKDDARQQFLRILRTLPYGNSVFFGVRKIDDPIGLLPGRIILGINKRGVHFFRPVPKEYLHSAELRDIMQFGSSNTAVFFKMRVAGVLHIFQFETKQGEEICIALQTHINDVMLRRYSKARSAAVGSLLGDSSCNLKIQSVEAYEKRVQDLSKGIEESKRNAEQLLKELHEKNKEEMVMQEELEALKESLRFEKQNLAEATRSLERLRSQYDEKDKEHQDMLIEKRDMEAKIAKLSTTVLENNVKKDTVGIDEQLLQKLQDELRLRNDELQATEEIRKKLVNEKLFLEQRIFELEKKFSNEMEHLQKNFEHERKISRLRVAELEKKLEEVTQELAVMESTLTIRNSDLAALQNNLKELEELRDMKEDIDRKNEQTANILKMQGAQLAEMEALYKEEQVLRKRYFNMIEDMKGKIRVYCRLRPLNDKEIIEKEKNVLTSLDEFTVEHLWKDDKLKQHMYDHVFDGTASQEDVFEDTRYLVQSAVDGYNVCIFAYGQTGSGKTFTIYGSEDHPGLTPRATGELFRILKRDSNKFSFSLKAYMVELYQDTLVDLLLPRNAKRLRLEIKKDTKGMVSIENVTIASISTFEELKNIIYRGSEQRHTSETQMNEESSRSHLILSIIIESTNLQTQSVSKGKLSFVDLAGSERVKKSGSSGSQLKEAQSINKSLSALGDVISALSSGGQHIPYRNHKLTMLMSDSLGGNAKTLMFVNVSPAESNLDETYNSLMYASRVRSIVNDPSKNVASKEVARLKKMVAYWKEQAGRRGEDEELEEIQDERHTKEKGDVRYSM
- the LOC120091052 gene encoding kinesin-like protein KIN-14E isoform X3 — protein: MTFDMAQSARAMGSSFNSSSGNDDTLLQSFAAASNGDDYDSDGSNFAPPTPTTISTAIPAELAGVIPLIDRFQVEGFLRMMHKQIHSSGKRGFFSKRSVGPQVREKFTFEDMLCFQKDPIPTSLLKINSDLVSRAIKLFQIILKYMGVDSSDRVNATSLDERIELVGKLYKHTLKRSELRDELFIQISKQTRNSPDRQYLIKAWELMYLCASAMPPSKDIGGYLSEYVHNVAQGINTDPEIRVLALNTLNALKRCMKAGPRHIIPGREEIEALLTGRKLTTIVFFLDETFEEITYDMTTTVADSVEELSGVIKLSAHSSFSLFECRKLVSGAKALDLGNEEYVGLDDNKYIGDLLAEFKATKDRSKGEILHFKLTFKKKLFRESDEAVADPMFIQLSYVQLQHDYLLGNYPVGRDDAAQLSALQILVEIGFITSPESCTDWNSLLERFVPRQIAITRPKREWELDILSRFRSMEHLTKDDARQQFLRILRTLPYGNSVFFGVRKIDDPIGLLPGRIILGINKRGVHFFRPVPKEYLHSAELRDIMQFGSSNTAVFFKMRVAGVLHIFQFETKQGEEICIALQTHINDVMLRRYSKARSAAVGSLLGDSSCNLKIQSVEAYEKRVQDLSKGIEESKRNAEQLLKELHEKNKEEMVMQEELEALKESLRFEKQNLAEATRSLERLRSQYDEKDKEHQDMLIEKRDMEAKIAKLSTTVLENNVKKDTVGIDEQLLQKLQDELRLRNDELQATEEIRKKLVNEKLFLEQRIFELEKKFSNEMEHLQKNFEHERKISRLRVAELEKKLEEVTQELAVMESTLTIRNSDLAALQNNLKELEELRDMKEDIDRKNEQTANILKMQGAQLAEMEALYKEEQVLRKRYFNMIEDMKGKIRVYCRLRPLNDKEIIEKEKNVLTSLDEFTVEHLWKDDKLKQHMYDHVFDGTASQEDVFEDTRYLVQSAVDGYNVCIFAYGQTGSGKTFTIYGSEDHPGLTPRATGELFRILKRDSNKFSFSLKAYMVELYQDTLVDLLLPRNAKRLRLEIKKDTKVREWYPLKTSQ